From Candidatus Rokuibacteriota bacterium, one genomic window encodes:
- a CDS encoding branched-chain amino acid ABC transporter permease produces MEFLVNQTFNGVTYGALLFLLAGGLSLIFGMMRIVNMTHGSYYLLGGYVALTVMWGGGHYLLAVVVGALVIALIGIVEWNAFLKRLSGQELGQVLTTMGFALIFQDLALVIWGGDPYIIPIPAMLSGSVSTGPFTFPIYRIFIAAVAAFIAAVLWLVLERTRIGAMMRATVDDPEMARGVGINVFLISMGVFSMGASLAALAGVVAGGFVGVYPGADFEILPYAFVVDIVGGMGSLKGALIGSLMVGLLDNFGKALFPELSYFTLFAPMAAILAVRPTGLFGRA; encoded by the coding sequence ATGGAGTTCCTGGTCAACCAGACCTTCAACGGCGTCACCTACGGGGCGCTCCTCTTCCTGCTGGCCGGCGGGCTCTCGCTGATCTTCGGCATGATGCGCATCGTGAACATGACCCACGGCTCCTACTATCTCCTCGGCGGGTACGTGGCCCTGACCGTGATGTGGGGCGGGGGCCACTATCTGCTGGCGGTCGTCGTGGGGGCGCTCGTCATCGCACTCATCGGCATCGTGGAGTGGAACGCCTTCCTCAAGCGCCTCTCCGGGCAGGAGCTGGGACAGGTCCTCACCACCATGGGCTTCGCGCTCATCTTCCAGGACCTGGCGCTCGTCATCTGGGGAGGCGATCCGTACATCATCCCCATCCCGGCCATGCTGTCGGGCAGCGTGTCGACGGGGCCGTTCACCTTCCCGATCTATCGCATCTTCATAGCGGCGGTGGCCGCCTTCATCGCCGCGGTGCTCTGGCTCGTGCTCGAGCGCACGCGCATCGGGGCCATGATGCGGGCCACCGTGGACGACCCCGAGATGGCCCGCGGCGTCGGCATCAACGTGTTCCTGATCTCCATGGGCGTCTTCTCCATGGGCGCGAGCCTGGCCGCGCTGGCCGGGGTGGTGGCCGGCGGCTTCGTCGGCGTCTACCCGGGCGCCGACTTCGAGATCCTGCCCTATGCCTTCGTCGTGGACATCGTGGGCGGCATGGGGAGCCTCAAGGGCGCGCTGATCGGCAGCCTTATGGTCGGTCTCCTGGACAACTTCGGCAAGGCGCTGTTCCCGGAGCTGTCCTACTTCACCCTGTTCGCTCCCATGGCGGCCATCCTCGCCGTGCGCCCCACGGGCCTTTTCGGGCGGGCGTGA
- a CDS encoding DUF3891 family protein, which produces MIIRKNPNGALILIGQTDHSRFVGQLAAHWGNGEFETPKPYGSVVRAATFHDYGWLRYETSPLINPESGEPYPFLQVPMTPQQLGSYQWSLDWMADIDSYSGLVISMHRTGLWQGRYGTIKYPPGRYNLAKRTPEVQALIAHNEAWQEKQRATLDAKGVWTNYRLLQVWDLLGLYFCCQEPYEDYIEPVPVSYAGADDEGVRLTLKPVGPGKIAFDPYPFDVRPCRAQLSYKTVPRSSYEDVELFRKAWFQADVGLFEFELV; this is translated from the coding sequence ATGATCATCCGCAAGAACCCGAACGGCGCGCTGATACTGATCGGGCAGACCGACCACTCACGCTTCGTGGGACAGCTGGCCGCCCACTGGGGCAACGGCGAGTTCGAGACGCCCAAGCCGTACGGCTCCGTCGTCCGCGCGGCGACGTTCCACGACTACGGCTGGCTCCGCTACGAGACGAGCCCGCTGATCAACCCCGAGAGCGGCGAGCCGTACCCGTTCCTCCAGGTGCCGATGACCCCGCAGCAGCTCGGCTCGTACCAGTGGTCGCTCGACTGGATGGCCGACATCGATTCGTACTCCGGGCTCGTCATCAGCATGCACCGGACGGGACTGTGGCAAGGCCGGTACGGGACCATCAAGTACCCGCCGGGACGCTACAACCTCGCCAAGCGGACCCCGGAAGTGCAGGCGCTGATCGCCCACAACGAGGCGTGGCAAGAGAAGCAGCGGGCCACGCTCGACGCCAAGGGTGTGTGGACCAACTATCGCCTCCTGCAGGTCTGGGATCTGCTCGGCCTTTACTTCTGCTGCCAGGAGCCGTACGAGGACTACATCGAGCCGGTGCCCGTCAGCTACGCCGGCGCGGACGACGAGGGTGTGCGTCTCACTTTGAAGCCAGTCGGCCCGGGCAAAATCGCGTTCGATCCGTATCCGTTCGACGTCCGCCCCTGCCGTGCCCAGCTCTCGTACAAGACCGTCCCACGCTCGAGCTACGAGGACGTCGAGTTGTTCCGCAAAGCGTGGTTCCAGGCGGACGTCGGTCTCTTCGAATTCGAGCTCGTGTAA